A single window of Ananas comosus cultivar F153 linkage group 19, ASM154086v1, whole genome shotgun sequence DNA harbors:
- the LOC109725081 gene encoding subtilisin-like protease SBT5.3 (The sequence of the model RefSeq protein was modified relative to this genomic sequence to represent the inferred CDS: added 172 bases not found in genome assembly) produces MRRSSTTLLFAFFLSLLLLQRPIYASKKSYVVYLGDHIHGARESPSEVEGEEEESYNKRVTESHYDLLSSVLGDNKEAQDAIFYSYTNYINGFAAMLEEDTANAIAKYPGVVSVFPNRGHKLHTTRSWKFMGLERDGAGAVAGDSLWTRARFGEDTIIANLDTGVWPESESFKDEGLGPIPSKWKGICQNDFDKSFSCNRKLIGARYFNKGYAAFVGGLNSTFDTPRDTDGHGTHTLSTAGGSFVPGANVFGYGNGTAKGGSPRARVVAYKVCWPPVNGSECFDADILAAFDAAIHDGVGVISVSLGGNPDSFFDDGLAIGSFHAVRKGITVSCSAGNSGPMPGSVSNTAPWIFTVGASTMDREFPAYAIFGDKKLKGQSLSPTRLAKNKLYPMVSSKDAKAANQSENDAELCFLGSLDPKKVKDKIVVCLRGINARVEKGEAVLEAGGAGMVLANDVTTGNEIIADAHVLPATHITYSDGKVLFSYLQSTQSPHGYITKAITELNTKPAPFMAAFSSQGPNTVNPEILKPDITAPGVSVIAAYTRASSPTGLAFDHRRVSFNSDSGTSMSCPHISGVVGLLKTLYPRWSPAAIKSAIMTSARTRDNKEEPMLNSSFVRATPFSYGSGHVRPNRAMDPGLVYDLTTSDYLNFLCALGYKADQLALFTTGTAPYKCPAKPIRLEDFNYPSITVPNLSGSITVSRTVKNVGPPGTYTVRVRPPKAIQIAVRPKSLKFDSVGEEKKFQVTLKVENRAAASDYVFGVLVWSDGKRYVRSPLVVKVARRKP; encoded by the exons atgaggagatCATCAACCACACTTCTCTTTGCCTTTTtcctctcccttcttcttctacaGAGGCCCATTTATGCATCTAAAAAG TCCTATGTGGTGTACCTTGGAGACCACATCCATGGTGCAAGGGAGTCTCCTTCagaagtagaaggagaagaagaagaatcataCAACAAAAGAGTAACAGAGTCTCACTATGATCTCCTCTCCTCTGTTTTAGGAGA CAACAAGGAGGCCCAAGATGCCATATTCTACTCCTACACAAATTACATCAACGGATTCGCGGCGATGCTCGAAGAGGATACGGCGAACGCAATCGCAA aGTACCCTGGGGTGGTATCAGTGTTTCCAAATAGAGGGCACAAGCTACACACAACAAGATCATGGAAATTCATGGGGTTGGAGAGAGATGGTGCAGGTGCAGTTGCAG GAAACTGATTGGGGCGCGGTACTTCAACAAAGGCTACGCCGCATTCGTTGGTGGGTTGAACTCGACCTTCGACACGCCGCGCGACACCGACGGCCACGGCACGCACACGCTCTCCACCGCCGGGGGGTCCTTCGTCCCCGGTGCCAATGTCTTTGGGTATGGCAACGGCACCGCTAAGGGCGGCTCACCCCGCGCCCGCGTCGTTGCCTACAAG GTTTGCTGGCCGCCGGTCAACGGTAGCGAGTGCTTTGACGCTGACATCCTTGCGGCCTTCGACGCTGCCATCCACGACGGTGTGGGCGTCATCTCCGTCTCCCTGGGCGGCAACCCCGACAGCTTCTTTGACGACGGGCTGGCAATCGGGTCGTTCCACGCCGTTCGGAAAGGCATCACCGTCTCATGCTCGGCCGGCAACTCCGGCCCAATGCCCGGGTCGGTGTCGAACACCGCGCCGTGGATATTCACGGTCGGCGCAAGCACGATGGATAGGGAGTTCCCCGCGTACGCTATATTCGGTGATAAAAAACTTAAG gGGCAGAGCCTTTCACCCACTAGATTGGCTAAGAATAAACTGTACCCAATGGTTAGCTCCAAGGATGCCAAGGCCGCGAACCAATCGGAGAACGACGC ggAGTTGTGCTTCTTGGGGTCTCTGGACCCAAAAAAGGTGAAAGATAAGATAGTCGTGTGCCTGCGAGGGATAAACGCGAGGGTGGAGAAAGGGGAGGCAGTGCTCGAGGCCGGCGGGGCAGGGATGGTTCTTGCCAACGATGTCACGACCGGGAACGAGATCATCGCCGACGCACATGTCCTCCCCGCGACCCACATCACCTACTCCGACGGCAAAGTCCTCTTCTCCTACCTCCAGTCGACTCA gtCACCTCATGGATACATCACCAAAGCAATAACAGAGCTCAACACAAAACCAGCCCCATTCATGGCTGCATTTTCCTCACAAGGGCCAAACACAGTTAACCCTGAGATCCTCAAG ccCGATATCACCGCACCCGGCGTTAGCGTGATCGCCGCGTATACGAGAGCGTCGTCCCCGACCGGGCTCGCGTTCGACCACCGCCGCGTCTCGTTCAACTCGGACTCGGGCACCTCCATGTCGTGCCCTCACATTTCCGGCGTCGTCGGGCTTCTCAAGACCCTGTACCCTCGTTGGAGCCCTGCGGCAATCAAATCGGCTATCATGACCAGCG cGAGAACACGAGACAACAAGGAAGAACCGATGCTGAACTCGTCATTTGTTCGGGCCACACCGTTTAGTTACGGTTCAGGCCATGTTCGACCGAATCGGGCCATGGACCCGGGTCTCGTTTACGACCTAACCACGTCCGATTACTTGAACTTCTTGTGCGCCCTAGGCTACAAGGCGGATCAACTGGCCTTGTTCACAACCGGCACCGCACCGTACAAATGTCCGGCCAAACCGATCCGACTTGAGGACTTCAACTACCCTTCGATCACTGTCCCGAACCTGTCGGGCTCGATCACGGTTAGCCGTACCGTGAAAAACGTCGGACCCCCGGGCACGTACACAGTTCGGGTCAGACCACCTAAAGCGATTCAAATAGCAGTCCGTCCGAAGAGCCTGAAATTTGATTCTGTGGGCGAGGAGAAAAAGTTTCAGGTCACTCTGAAGGTCGAAAATCGTGCCGCGGCCTCAGATTATGTTTTCGGGGTATTGGTGTGGTCGGACGGAAAACGCTACGTGCGGAGTCCTCTAGTGGTGAAAGTAGCAAGGCGGAAACCCTAA